Part of the Microcoleus sp. FACHB-68 genome is shown below.
CTCAACGGTTTCAACTTCAACCAGTCGGTAATCGATTCACAAGGTCGCGTTATCAATACCTGGGCTGATGTGATCAACCGGGCAAACTTGGGGATGGAAGTGATGCACGAACGGAATGCTCACAACTTCCCGCTTGATTTGGCTGCCGGTGAGCAAACTCCTGTTGCTTTAACCGCACCTTCTATCAATGGCTAAGTTTTAGCTAACAATTAAAAAAGCGCTCCTCACAAGGGGGCGCTTTTTTGTTGGCTTGTAGTTAGGCTTTAGCCCCATCCCCTCTTATTAAACCAAATATTTAAGCCGGCAGCACGTCCTCATAAATCTCTGCCATTGCCAGGGTTAACCCCACAGAATTTAACTGTAAAATATCATCCCTGTTGAATATTTCCAAGTTCCAAGTTCCCGCTTCATTTTTCCGATAAACTTCTACTTTCATCTCCTCTTGGGAAACTAGAACGTATTCCTGCAAACTCGGTAAACTTTGATAATTGAGGCGTTTTTCGCGTCGATCTAAGGTTTCGGTGGAAGGTGAGAGAACTTCTACAATTAAACAAGGACGGGTTTTATAATATTTTTCCGTATCTTGAGGATCGCGCGTCACCATCACATCGATATAGTAAAAGACATCGGCAGTATTGCTGGCAATTTCTATTTTTACTTTCATATCGGCAATGAAAGTTTTACACCCACTACCGCGTAAATGAAACCGGAGTAAACTGGCGATATTGAGGGCTATGCGGTTGTGTTCCTCGCTACCGCCAGACA
Proteins encoded:
- a CDS encoding Uma2 family endonuclease; translated protein: MELAPAFISPEDYLKAEESSKGRHEYLGGQIFAMSGGSEEHNRIALNIASLLRFHLRGSGCKTFIADMKVKIEIASNTADVFYYIDVMVTRDPQDTEKYYKTRPCLIVEVLSPSTETLDRREKRLNYQSLPSLQEYVLVSQEEMKVEVYRKNEAGTWNLEIFNRDDILQLNSVGLTLAMAEIYEDVLPA